Genomic window (Candidatus Manganitrophaceae bacterium):
AAAAGAATTAAAGGCCCAAGGCTATCAACCGGAGTTTTGGGTCGACAAGCCGGGCACCCGATATGCCAACCGGAAATATCCAGCAGAAACCGTTCTTTGGATTTTGCGCGGTGAAGTCACCCTCAACGTCGGTATGGAGAGCGAGACCCTCCATGACGGCGACCGAATCATCCTCCCTTCCCAAACCTCCCATACGCTCCAGGTATTGGGAGACAAGCCGCTTCTTTGGTTGATCGCCCAAAAAAAGAAAAGGAAATAACTCAGACCGCTTCCTCCTTAATTTGGCGCTGCTAGGTGGACTTGCCTGGAAAGGGCTATTTATACCTGGAGTATTGCGTTTACTGCTTTTTTATGATCTACTCATCCTGCCCATCGTTTTAAAACGATTATTCTATCTCACTTATCCCGCCGATATGGCATAGCGAATCTCACGATGAAATGGGTCAATCAACATGCCCTCGAGAGGCGTTTCTGCGTTCTATCGCAGCAGAACGTCCTTCTCTTGGAATGAGTTTGTCCGGAACCGGCTCGTATAAGTGCCAGGTATAAATCAAGGAGGGAGAGAAAGACCGTGAAGTCAGTCTGGAAGGTCACGCTATTCCTATCGATCCTGTTCGCCTTCACCACACCTGCCTGGGCGAGCTCATTTTCCGGCGCGGCACGTATCGTCGGAAAAGATCATTCCGGCGATGCGCCGCTATATAAGCAAATCAGGTGGGGAGGAGGGGATTCAAGGTCGGGTGGGGGAAACTTCGGCGGGGGCGGCGGATATGGCTCAGGGGGAGGGAGTGGATCGGGTTCCAATCCGCTCGGCTCCATCAACCGGCTCCGTTACTGGAACCGGATCGCCATCGACACCAGCGGGATCGATCATACCCCGGGGGTGCCGGGGGAGGGCCGCGTCTTTGGAGAGCAGTTGGGACCGACACGCGCGAGCCGGGCGATGGCGATCGTCCACATCGCCATTTTCGACGCCGTGAATGCGATTGCCGGCGGCTATGAAAGCTACACCGGCCTTCCCTCGGTCTTCTCGACGACCTCGATGGATGCGGCCATCGCAGCGGCCGCGCACGATACGCTCGTTGCCCTCTTCCCGGCGCAACGGCAACGGCTCGACGATCTATTTACTGAAGACCTCGCTCAAATCAACGTGGACGACCGCCCAAAGTCCAACGGGATCGACCTGGGACAGCGGGCGGCCGCGGCCATTTTGGCGCTGAGGGCCGGCGACGGCTCGCAGTATCCCGAACCGCATATCGGTGTCGACTTCTTCCCAAGCGACGCGCCGGGGAAATGGCGCCAAGATCCGATCAGCCGAAACGACCTCGCGCTCGGCGCTTTTTGGGGGGGGGTGAGACCGTTCGTCCTCAGCGCGGGGAATCAGTTCCGGGTGCCGCCGCCCCCCGCTTTGACGAGCCCGGCCTATACCGCTGCGTACGACGAGGTCAAGCAGCTGGGGGGAGATGGGTTTGTCACCCCGACGATCCGAACCCCGGAGCAGACGATCATCGGAATCTATTGGGCCTATGATGGAACCCCGAGCCTCTGCGCCCCTCCGCGGCTCTATAACCAGATCACGGTCCAAATCGCCGACCAGATGGGATCGGATATCGTCGAGCTGGCGCGACTGTTGGCCCTGGTGAATGTGGCGCTGGCCGACGCCGGCATCGCGATCTGGGAGTCGAAATATTTCTATCAATTTTGGCGCCCGGTGACCGGAATCCGTGAGTCGGACCCCGGAACCGGTCCCACCGGTGCGGGCGATGGTAATCCGGATACCGAGGGGGATGTGAACTTTACCCCGCTCGGCGCGCCGGCGAGCAATCTGACCGCGCCCGACTTTACCCCCCCTTTCCCGGCCTATCCTTCTGGGCATGCCGGGTTCGGCGGCGCGCTCTTCCAGATCCTTCGTAATTTCTACCGCACCGATGCAATCTCCTTTACGTTTGTCTCGGATGAGTTAAATGGGGTGACGCGGGACAATAATGGACAGGTCCGCCCGCTGATCCCGCGAAGCTTCTCGTCGCTCTCCCAAGCGGAGGAGGAGAATGGCCAGAGCCGGATCTATCTCGGCATCCATTGGGCGTTCGACAAAACGGAGGGGATCGG
Coding sequences:
- a CDS encoding cupin domain-containing protein, translating into MPLAIRRWEKPGEPAQKVALEKELKAQGYQPEFWVDKPGTRYANRKYPAETVLWILRGEVTLNVGMESETLHDGDRIILPSQTSHTLQVLGDKPLLWLIAQKKKRK
- a CDS encoding phosphatase PAP2 family protein encodes the protein MKSVWKVTLFLSILFAFTTPAWASSFSGAARIVGKDHSGDAPLYKQIRWGGGDSRSGGGNFGGGGGYGSGGGSGSGSNPLGSINRLRYWNRIAIDTSGIDHTPGVPGEGRVFGEQLGPTRASRAMAIVHIAIFDAVNAIAGGYESYTGLPSVFSTTSMDAAIAAAAHDTLVALFPAQRQRLDDLFTEDLAQINVDDRPKSNGIDLGQRAAAAILALRAGDGSQYPEPHIGVDFFPSDAPGKWRQDPISRNDLALGAFWGGVRPFVLSAGNQFRVPPPPALTSPAYTAAYDEVKQLGGDGFVTPTIRTPEQTIIGIYWAYDGTPSLCAPPRLYNQITVQIADQMGSDIVELARLLALVNVALADAGIAIWESKYFYQFWRPVTGIRESDPGTGPTGAGDGNPDTEGDVNFTPLGAPASNLTAPDFTPPFPAYPSGHAGFGGALFQILRNFYRTDAISFTFVSDELNGVTRDNNGQVRPLIPRSFSSLSQAEEENGQSRIYLGIHWAFDKTEGIGQGRQIANYVFQNAFVPLRDTTPGGGWGR